A single window of Brevundimonas vitisensis DNA harbors:
- the tsf gene encoding translation elongation factor Ts, whose protein sequence is MAEITAALVMELRAKSGVGMMDCKKALQETDGDINAAIDWLRAKGLSKAAKKADRVAAEGLVAVASKEVGAGEIGAAIEFNSETDFVARNELFQNAAKSFAQLGLDHATIEGLHGAELEAGKTVQDEVTSMIATIGENMQLRRAARLSVDEGVVASYVHNAVAPGLGRIGVLVALHGGGDKTALRELGRKIAMHVAATAPLSLNTDDLDPAAIEKERQVLTEKAKEEGRPENMIDKIVSGQIAKFQKDVVLTKQPFVMNPDVTIEQLVADTGKELGAPGLHLAGFVRLALGEGVEKVEGPDFASEVASMMGGN, encoded by the coding sequence ATGGCCGAGATTACTGCCGCCCTCGTCATGGAACTGCGCGCCAAGTCTGGCGTCGGCATGATGGACTGCAAAAAGGCCCTGCAAGAGACCGACGGCGACATCAATGCGGCCATCGACTGGCTGCGTGCCAAGGGCCTGTCCAAGGCTGCCAAGAAGGCTGACCGCGTCGCGGCCGAAGGCCTGGTCGCCGTGGCGTCCAAGGAAGTCGGTGCCGGCGAGATCGGTGCCGCGATCGAGTTCAACTCCGAGACCGACTTCGTCGCCCGGAACGAGCTGTTCCAGAATGCCGCCAAGTCCTTCGCCCAGCTCGGCCTGGACCACGCCACGATCGAGGGCCTGCACGGTGCCGAACTGGAAGCCGGCAAGACGGTCCAGGACGAAGTGACCAGCATGATCGCCACCATCGGCGAGAACATGCAGCTGCGCCGCGCCGCCCGCCTGTCGGTCGATGAAGGCGTGGTGGCCAGCTATGTCCACAACGCGGTGGCACCGGGCCTGGGCCGCATCGGCGTGCTGGTTGCCCTGCACGGCGGCGGCGACAAGACGGCGCTGCGTGAGCTGGGCCGCAAGATCGCCATGCACGTCGCGGCGACTGCGCCCCTGTCGCTGAACACCGACGATCTGGACCCGGCCGCGATCGAGAAAGAACGTCAGGTCCTGACCGAAAAGGCGAAGGAAGAAGGCCGTCCTGAGAACATGATCGACAAGATCGTCTCGGGCCAGATCGCCAAGTTCCAGAAGGACGTCGTGCTGACCAAGCAGCCGTTCGTCATGAACCCGGACGTGACCATCGAACAGCTGGTCGCCGACACGGGCAAGGAACTGGGCGCGCCGGGCCTGCACCTGGCCGGCTTCGTCCGCCTGGCTCTGGGCGAGGGCGTGGAGAAGGTCGAAGGACCGGATTTCGCCTCGGAAGTCGCCTCGATGATGGGCGGCAACTAA